A region from the Sphingopyxis lindanitolerans genome encodes:
- a CDS encoding FliM/FliN family flagellar motor switch protein — MSLEPKPVDASAKQAADAKASLLLRKAETGYAFPVLDSVGNQFARSLRDLIRALGAPTVQIEREAAVQMRFADWCQAVTPGLFWRYHAPPLKGPVLLAAARPLLLQLVDIFYGGKGQLAAEREDLTDAEERFAARFGRDMGQQLAAAWKMGIEPELDCVTSDPAKLAAVRADDELLVQRFTLRGGVFEGRTILCAYPQAALRGIAGAEPVPELRDAPAIDPVWTATLNGALKTVRLPVRSVLARPEISLVKLLSLEVGDIIPLTIPRNVPVTVAGRSFASGGIGESNGNAAILIETIEKGSDDD; from the coding sequence GTGAGCCTCGAGCCGAAACCCGTCGATGCGTCGGCCAAGCAGGCGGCCGACGCGAAAGCGTCGCTGCTGCTGCGCAAGGCCGAGACCGGCTATGCCTTCCCGGTGCTCGACAGCGTCGGCAACCAGTTCGCGCGCAGCTTGCGCGACCTGATCCGCGCGCTCGGCGCGCCGACGGTGCAGATCGAGCGCGAGGCCGCGGTGCAGATGCGTTTCGCCGACTGGTGCCAGGCGGTGACGCCCGGCCTGTTCTGGCGCTATCACGCGCCGCCGCTCAAGGGGCCGGTGCTGCTCGCGGCCGCGCGCCCGCTGCTGCTCCAGCTCGTCGACATCTTCTATGGCGGCAAGGGCCAGCTCGCCGCCGAGCGCGAGGATCTGACCGACGCCGAGGAGCGCTTTGCCGCGCGGTTCGGCCGCGACATGGGCCAGCAGCTCGCCGCCGCGTGGAAGATGGGGATCGAGCCCGAACTCGACTGCGTGACCAGCGACCCGGCCAAACTCGCCGCGGTGCGCGCCGACGACGAACTGCTCGTCCAGCGCTTCACATTGCGCGGCGGCGTGTTCGAGGGGCGGACGATCCTGTGCGCCTATCCGCAGGCGGCGCTGCGCGGAATCGCGGGCGCCGAACCCGTTCCCGAACTGCGCGACGCGCCCGCGATCGACCCCGTCTGGACCGCGACGCTGAACGGCGCGCTCAAGACGGTGCGCCTGCCGGTCCGCTCGGTTCTCGCCCGCCCGGAAATTTCTTTGGTCAAACTCCTCTCTTTGGAGGTCGGTGATATCATTCCGTTAACCATTCCACGCAATGTTCCGGTAACCGTCGCCGGGCGCAGTTTTGCGTCGGGCGGGATCGGCGAATCGAATGGCAACGCCGCCATCTTGATTGAGACTATCGAAAAGGGATCCGACGATGACTGA
- the fliN gene encoding flagellar motor switch protein FliN produces the protein MTDMSEAPARPDRRDRSIAGAPNFDLLAGVSLRVSVEVGSTSMTLAELLSLSEGSVVELDRAANELLDIYANGTLIAKGEIVSVEGRYGIQIAEVVAPAQGFAGFERRG, from the coding sequence ATGACTGACATGAGCGAAGCCCCCGCCCGGCCCGACCGGCGCGACAGGAGCATCGCCGGCGCGCCCAATTTCGACCTGCTCGCCGGCGTCTCGCTGCGCGTGTCGGTCGAGGTCGGATCGACGTCGATGACGCTCGCCGAGCTGCTGTCGCTGTCCGAAGGCAGCGTCGTCGAACTCGACCGCGCCGCGAACGAACTGCTCGACATCTACGCCAACGGCACGCTGATCGCCAAGGGCGAGATCGTCAGCGTCGAAGGCCGCTACGGCATCCAGATCGCCGAAGTCGTCGCGCCCGCCCAGGGGTTCGCGGGCTTCGAGCGGAGGGGCTGA
- the fliS gene encoding flagellar export chaperone FliS, translating into MAATPSTVRATGLYRRLQHESRALAADPVELVTMLYDELETAVGVLASMVRQGQRISATEPARRARTILIGLDTNLDHEAGGDVATALSRVYRSMRRKLDDAVLANSAESLDELLNGIVTISSAWRQLR; encoded by the coding sequence ATGGCCGCTACTCCCTCGACCGTCCGCGCGACGGGCCTCTATCGCCGCCTGCAGCACGAAAGCCGTGCGCTTGCCGCCGACCCCGTCGAACTCGTCACCATGCTCTATGACGAGCTTGAGACGGCGGTCGGGGTGCTCGCCTCGATGGTGCGGCAGGGGCAGCGCATCTCGGCGACCGAACCCGCCCGCCGCGCGCGCACCATATTGATCGGGCTCGACACGAACCTCGACCACGAGGCCGGCGGCGATGTCGCCACCGCGCTGTCGCGCGTCTATCGCAGCATGCGCCGCAAGCTCGACGACGCGGTCCTGGCGAACAGCGCCGAATCGCTCGACGAGTTGCTGAACGGCATTGTGACGATCAGCTCGGCCTGGCGCCAGCTGCGCTAA
- the flhB gene encoding flagellar type III secretion system protein FlhB: MAGTTEKDQKTELPTHKKLMDSAREGDVLLSKELTTALMMLAGAGWLFAAGGWLVQSASELVKRGLTLDADDIAHFAPGEAVMRNGVEILLPLASLFALAIGASIAAPAMLGSLGWRGKALGFKGNRINPLTGLKRIFGPQGLIELVKSLAKVLLLGAIGYGLIANSLPAIMSMAQADLNAAIGLAGRAVGHSMLAMAGGLLLIALIDVPAQWYQRTRRLMMSKQEVKDEMRESDGAPELKQAQRQRAHDILSGSARKAVSDATVILTNPTHFSVALRYRPGQDAAPVVVARGRGDVALSIRELARTANVPILEYPQLARAIYFTARAGRTIPEELFIAVATVLAFVFQLERAVAEGQGQPMVDVPDTHRFDAEGRRHG; encoded by the coding sequence ATGGCGGGGACGACCGAAAAGGACCAGAAGACCGAGCTTCCAACCCACAAGAAGCTTATGGACTCGGCCCGCGAGGGCGACGTGCTGCTGTCGAAGGAGCTGACGACCGCGCTGATGATGCTCGCCGGCGCGGGCTGGCTGTTCGCCGCCGGCGGCTGGCTCGTCCAGTCGGCGAGCGAGTTGGTGAAACGCGGGCTGACCCTCGACGCCGACGATATCGCCCATTTCGCGCCTGGCGAGGCGGTGATGCGCAACGGCGTCGAAATCCTGTTGCCGCTCGCCAGCCTGTTTGCGCTCGCGATCGGCGCGAGCATCGCAGCTCCCGCGATGCTCGGCTCGCTCGGCTGGCGCGGCAAGGCGCTGGGCTTCAAGGGCAACCGGATCAATCCGCTGACCGGCCTCAAGCGCATCTTCGGGCCGCAGGGCCTCATCGAACTGGTCAAGTCGCTCGCCAAGGTGCTGCTGCTCGGCGCCATCGGCTATGGGCTCATCGCGAACAGTCTGCCCGCCATCATGTCGATGGCGCAGGCCGATCTCAACGCCGCGATCGGCCTCGCCGGTCGCGCCGTCGGCCATTCGATGCTCGCGATGGCGGGCGGCCTTCTCCTCATCGCGCTGATCGACGTCCCCGCGCAATGGTATCAGCGCACCCGTCGCCTGATGATGAGCAAGCAGGAGGTGAAGGACGAGATGCGCGAATCGGACGGCGCCCCCGAACTCAAGCAGGCGCAGCGCCAGCGCGCGCACGACATCCTCAGCGGCTCGGCGCGCAAGGCGGTGTCCGACGCGACCGTCATCCTCACCAACCCGACCCATTTTTCGGTCGCGCTTCGCTATCGTCCCGGCCAGGACGCGGCGCCCGTCGTCGTCGCGCGCGGGCGCGGCGACGTCGCGCTGTCGATCCGCGAGCTTGCGCGCACCGCAAATGTGCCGATCCTCGAATATCCGCAGCTCGCCCGCGCCATCTATTTCACCGCACGCGCCGGGCGGACGATCCCCGAGGAACTGTTCATCGCGGTCGCGACAGTGCTCGCCTTCGTCTTCCAACTCGAGCGTGCGGTGGCCGAGGGGCAGGGGCAGCCGATGGTCGACGTGCCGGACACGCATCGCTTCGATGCCGAGGGGCGGCGGCACGGCTGA
- a CDS encoding flagellar basal body-associated FliL family protein, translating to MSKDKTTETAPAKGSKMKKMLIVGIGGTALISAGAGAGIYLGGGLSSHQAKPEDHYPKLVVRSFGDAEPAAEGGESGEPALKVGTVSVPNDHFKIDPRKYEITYFPIPDAFTTNLADGSGFLQVGISLSTYYDGKVITNIKHQLVPIRSAVLMVLAEQDPALLSTSQGKQLLQRQLTAAINDVLRDKEGFGGVDNVYFTSLVIQ from the coding sequence ATGAGCAAGGACAAGACGACCGAAACCGCCCCCGCGAAAGGGAGCAAGATGAAGAAGATGCTGATAGTGGGTATCGGCGGGACCGCGCTGATCAGCGCCGGCGCGGGCGCCGGCATCTATCTGGGCGGCGGTCTTTCCAGCCACCAGGCGAAGCCCGAGGATCATTATCCCAAGCTCGTCGTGCGCAGTTTCGGCGATGCCGAACCGGCGGCCGAGGGTGGCGAGAGCGGCGAACCGGCACTGAAGGTCGGAACGGTGTCGGTGCCGAACGATCATTTCAAGATCGATCCGCGCAAATATGAGATCACCTATTTTCCGATTCCCGACGCCTTCACGACCAACCTCGCCGACGGGTCGGGCTTTCTGCAGGTCGGGATCAGCCTGTCGACCTATTATGACGGCAAGGTGATCACCAACATCAAGCATCAGCTCGTGCCGATCCGCTCGGCAGTGCTGATGGTGCTCGCCGAACAGGATCCGGCGCTGCTCTCGACCTCGCAGGGCAAGCAGCTTCTGCAACGCCAGCTCACCGCCGCGATCAACGACGTGCTGCGCGACAAGGAAGGCTTCGGCGGCGTCGACAATGTCTATTTCACCAGCCTGGTGATCCAGTGA
- the fliR gene encoding flagellar biosynthetic protein FliR: MNPADVPNIEAILQLWMLGMIRPGAAFLAAPVFGAANVPVQLRLVIALAVGVPAVAASGMALPADGIVSVPGLFFIIGEAVIGLAIGFVLQMGLAAALLAGEAISNTMGLGFASMVDPLSGASSTVVGQFLSMLATALFLAANGHLLLIQIIVDSYQALPPGHAFPSFAAIGGLLRFASLMFAAGLTIALPVGFVLVLVQMIMGVIGRSAPAMNLFAVGLPATLLAGVVLLGMATPAMAETIARFLAAALDMAQTIAAGR; this comes from the coding sequence ATGAACCCCGCCGACGTCCCGAATATCGAGGCGATCCTCCAGCTCTGGATGCTGGGGATGATCCGTCCCGGCGCCGCCTTTCTCGCCGCGCCGGTGTTCGGCGCCGCGAACGTGCCGGTACAGCTTCGCCTCGTCATCGCGCTTGCGGTCGGCGTGCCCGCGGTCGCGGCGTCGGGGATGGCGCTGCCTGCCGACGGCATCGTCTCGGTCCCCGGCCTCTTCTTCATCATCGGCGAGGCGGTGATCGGTCTCGCGATCGGCTTCGTCCTCCAGATGGGGCTCGCCGCCGCCTTGCTCGCGGGCGAGGCGATCAGCAACACGATGGGCCTGGGTTTCGCGTCGATGGTCGATCCGCTGAGCGGCGCGTCGAGCACCGTCGTCGGCCAGTTCCTGTCGATGCTTGCGACCGCGCTCTTCCTCGCCGCCAACGGCCATCTGCTGCTGATCCAGATCATCGTCGACAGCTATCAGGCGCTGCCGCCGGGTCATGCCTTTCCTTCCTTCGCTGCGATCGGCGGTCTGCTCCGCTTCGCGAGCCTGATGTTCGCGGCAGGGCTGACGATCGCGCTGCCGGTCGGTTTCGTGCTGGTCCTCGTCCAGATGATCATGGGCGTCATCGGCCGTTCGGCCCCGGCGATGAATCTGTTCGCGGTCGGCCTGCCCGCAACGCTGCTGGCGGGCGTCGTCCTGCTCGGCATGGCAACCCCGGCGATGGCAGAGACGATCGCCCGCTTCCTGGCCGCCGCGCTCGACATGGCGCAGACGATCGCCGCGGGACGCTGA
- the fliD gene encoding flagellar filament capping protein FliD: MVTSIANALGAGSGIDIPKLVSDLASASRDPKVSRIAALTQQNQARVSAVAQARSDLEGFADSLEQMISDGSLRSTPTVSDDSVLAATARAGLSADSFSASIVVDSLARAQTAYSGIVADKSAAIGLGTMTLTVGGTNKTITIDATTNSLEGLATAINASGAGVTASIVSDTGGSRIVLKGATGQANAFTLTADAGADPALAAFSYGTGGGMALGQSATNATFTIDGVGYSRPTNNIDDVIPGMALTLKKAAPGQPVDIGASRPLDMIRQTVGDFVSVYNQLKKSLSSAASLSGMTSSLRALERELSDMVNKVLTSGSGISRLSDIGISSTKDGTLAVDSVKLEKALAADAGAVEALFSPRRDATHTATTDPGIAGILDAIRDKAVASDGTIGRVSKSLADKSSSLADQLEKVEEREAAYKARLEKQYSALDVKLNAFKATQAYLEQQIKMWTNQNND, from the coding sequence ATGGTCACCTCAATTGCCAATGCCCTCGGCGCCGGATCGGGGATCGACATTCCCAAGCTGGTGAGCGACCTTGCGAGCGCTTCGCGCGATCCCAAAGTGTCGCGGATCGCGGCGCTGACGCAGCAGAACCAGGCGCGGGTCAGTGCCGTTGCGCAGGCGCGGTCGGACCTCGAAGGCTTTGCCGATTCGCTCGAGCAGATGATCTCCGACGGATCGCTGCGCAGCACGCCGACCGTTTCCGACGACAGCGTGCTCGCGGCGACGGCGCGCGCGGGGCTTAGCGCCGACAGTTTTTCCGCCTCGATCGTCGTCGACAGCCTGGCGCGCGCACAGACCGCCTATTCGGGCATCGTCGCCGACAAGAGCGCCGCGATCGGTCTTGGCACGATGACGCTGACCGTCGGCGGCACGAACAAGACGATCACCATCGACGCGACGACCAACAGCCTCGAAGGGCTGGCGACCGCGATCAACGCGAGCGGCGCCGGCGTCACCGCGTCGATCGTCTCCGACACCGGCGGCAGCCGCATCGTGCTGAAGGGCGCGACGGGCCAAGCCAACGCCTTCACCCTGACCGCCGACGCCGGCGCCGACCCGGCGCTCGCGGCCTTTTCCTATGGTACGGGCGGCGGCATGGCGCTCGGCCAGTCGGCCACGAACGCGACCTTCACGATCGACGGTGTCGGCTACAGTCGCCCCACCAACAACATAGACGACGTCATCCCCGGCATGGCGCTGACACTCAAGAAGGCCGCCCCCGGACAGCCGGTCGATATCGGGGCCAGCCGCCCGCTCGACATGATCCGCCAAACGGTCGGCGATTTCGTCTCGGTCTATAACCAGCTCAAGAAAAGCCTGTCGTCGGCCGCCAGCCTGTCGGGCATGACCAGTTCGCTACGCGCGCTCGAACGTGAGCTCAGCGATATGGTGAACAAGGTGCTGACCAGTGGCAGCGGCATCTCGCGATTGTCGGACATCGGCATCTCGTCGACCAAGGATGGGACGCTCGCGGTCGATTCGGTCAAGCTCGAAAAGGCGCTCGCCGCCGACGCGGGCGCGGTCGAAGCGCTGTTCAGCCCGCGCCGCGACGCAACACACACCGCAACCACCGATCCAGGCATCGCCGGCATCCTCGACGCGATCCGCGACAAGGCGGTCGCGAGCGATGGCACGATCGGCCGCGTATCGAAATCGCTGGCCGACAAGAGCAGTTCGCTCGCCGACCAGCTCGAAAAGGTCGAGGAACGCGAGGCCGCCTACAAGGCGCGGCTCGAAAAACAATATAGCGCGCTCGACGTCAAGCTGAACGCATTCAAGGCAACCCAGGCCTATCTTGAGCAACAGATCAAGATGTGGACGAACCAGAACAACGACTGA
- a CDS encoding flagellar biosynthetic protein FliQ, producing MEADYFVGIAQQSLWVLALASAPILIPILVVGVLLGMVQAATSINEQTLSFVPKLIVTAVCLAIFGSSILVLLTDFTKDIFAQIPNLVR from the coding sequence ATGGAAGCCGATTATTTCGTCGGAATCGCCCAGCAGTCCTTGTGGGTGCTCGCGCTCGCCTCGGCACCGATCCTGATCCCCATACTCGTGGTCGGCGTCCTTCTCGGCATGGTGCAGGCGGCGACCTCGATCAACGAACAGACACTGAGCTTCGTGCCCAAGCTGATCGTCACCGCCGTCTGCCTGGCGATCTTCGGCAGCAGCATCCTGGTGCTGCTCACCGATTTCACGAAGGACATTTTCGCGCAAATCCCGAATCTGGTCCGCTAG
- the fliP gene encoding flagellar type III secretion system pore protein FliP (The bacterial flagellar biogenesis protein FliP forms a type III secretion system (T3SS)-type pore required for flagellar assembly.), translated as MSAKSLSGRSRWFRRAALVGGFALIAVAVPALAQDAEGSGLTRAVAEIGGDGRPLTLSLQILILMSLLTVLPSLLLMMTSFTRIIIVLSILRHALGLQQTPPNQVLVGLSLFLSLFVMQPVISEVNRVAIEPYGQEQIDIGTAISRSGDALHGFMMTQTRKTDLMMFARIAKAPAYASPKDVPFAIVLPAFVTSELKTAFQIGFLIFLPFLVIDLIVASALMSLGMMMLSPTVISMPFKLLLFVLVDGWALTMGSLASSFGT; from the coding sequence ATGTCGGCTAAGAGCCTTTCGGGGCGCTCGCGCTGGTTCCGCCGCGCCGCCCTGGTGGGCGGCTTTGCGCTGATCGCCGTCGCGGTGCCCGCGCTCGCGCAGGATGCGGAGGGAAGCGGGCTGACGCGCGCGGTCGCGGAAATCGGCGGCGACGGCCGTCCGCTGACGCTGTCGCTGCAAATCCTCATCCTGATGAGCTTGCTGACGGTGCTGCCGTCGCTGCTCCTGATGATGACCAGCTTCACGCGCATCATCATCGTGCTGTCGATCCTGCGCCACGCGCTGGGCTTGCAGCAGACGCCGCCGAACCAGGTTCTCGTGGGCCTCAGCCTCTTTCTGTCGCTGTTCGTGATGCAGCCGGTGATCAGCGAGGTGAACCGCGTCGCGATCGAACCCTATGGTCAGGAACAGATCGACATCGGCACCGCGATCAGCCGCTCGGGCGACGCGCTGCACGGCTTCATGATGACGCAGACGCGCAAGACCGACCTGATGATGTTCGCCCGGATCGCGAAAGCCCCGGCCTATGCGAGCCCGAAGGACGTGCCTTTCGCGATCGTGCTTCCCGCCTTCGTCACCAGCGAGCTCAAGACCGCTTTCCAGATCGGCTTCCTGATCTTCCTGCCCTTCCTCGTCATCGACCTGATCGTCGCATCGGCGCTGATGTCGCTCGGCATGATGATGTTGTCGCCGACGGTGATATCGATGCCCTTCAAGCTGCTGCTCTTCGTCCTCGTCGACGGTTGGGCGCTGACGATGGGCTCGCTCGCCTCCTCCTTCGGGACATAG
- a CDS encoding sigma-54 interaction domain-containing protein, which translates to MTVGQNKGAAPSALEALIIGHSPAIQRLREMIRRVARSNASVLLCGPSGSGKELVARAVHDEGVRSDKAFTAINCGAIPSDLIESELFGHEKGSFTGAHARRIGHFEASNGGTLFLDEIGDMRFDMQVKLLRVLEERTIVRVGSSDVRSVDIRLISATHQDLGDAIADGKFREDLFFRLGVVVIQVPSLAARVEDIPALIRHFQRKMPADAKCRYDEGAIAVLMQHAWPGNVRELRNFVERASVLHSGETLGAEDVAILLNPTAVLAPRPAFTSGPAAVPADDDDHLAAAHVAKMPAPGRPIDLKREIETIELEQIHNAPDLADGIISEAARLLTLKRTTLIEKMRKYGVQQQAA; encoded by the coding sequence ATGACTGTGGGGCAGAATAAGGGGGCAGCGCCATCGGCGCTCGAGGCGCTGATCATCGGGCACAGCCCGGCGATCCAGCGGCTGCGCGAAATGATTCGACGGGTCGCCCGCTCGAATGCGTCGGTGCTGCTCTGCGGCCCGTCGGGCTCGGGCAAGGAACTGGTCGCCCGCGCCGTCCACGACGAAGGCGTGCGGTCGGACAAGGCCTTTACCGCGATCAACTGCGGCGCCATCCCCAGCGATCTCATCGAATCCGAACTCTTCGGCCATGAAAAGGGCAGCTTCACCGGCGCCCACGCCCGCCGCATCGGCCATTTCGAGGCGAGCAACGGCGGCACTTTGTTTCTCGACGAAATCGGCGACATGCGGTTCGATATGCAGGTCAAGCTGCTCCGCGTGCTCGAGGAACGGACGATCGTTCGCGTCGGCAGCAGCGATGTCCGCTCGGTCGACATCCGCCTGATCTCCGCGACGCACCAGGATCTGGGAGACGCGATCGCCGACGGCAAATTCCGCGAAGACCTGTTCTTCCGCCTCGGCGTCGTCGTCATCCAGGTGCCGAGCCTCGCCGCCCGCGTCGAGGACATTCCGGCACTGATCCGCCATTTCCAGCGCAAGATGCCCGCCGACGCCAAATGTCGCTATGACGAAGGCGCGATCGCCGTCCTGATGCAGCATGCCTGGCCCGGCAACGTCCGCGAACTTCGCAACTTCGTCGAGCGCGCGAGCGTGCTCCATAGCGGCGAAACGCTCGGCGCGGAGGATGTCGCGATCCTGCTGAACCCCACTGCGGTGCTGGCGCCGCGTCCGGCTTTCACGAGCGGCCCGGCCGCGGTGCCCGCCGACGATGACGATCATCTGGCGGCCGCGCATGTCGCGAAAATGCCCGCGCCCGGCCGCCCGATCGACCTCAAGCGCGAGATCGAGACGATCGAGCTCGAACAGATCCACAATGCGCCTGATCTCGCCGACGGGATCATCTCCGAAGCTGCGCGCCTGTTGACGCTCAAGCGGACGACGCTGATCGAAAAGATGCGCAAATATGGAGTTCAGCAGCAGGCCGCCTGA
- a CDS encoding flagellar biosynthetic protein FliO has protein sequence MLEYILRLLILLPLVGGMAWGSIWLWKRVQMGVPLTGGAKQARAIEMVGVLPLGPGTKLAVVEFAGQQILLSVSRGQVTRLADNSQGDFHVG, from the coding sequence ATGCTCGAATATATCCTCCGTCTGCTGATCCTGCTGCCGCTCGTCGGCGGCATGGCGTGGGGCAGTATATGGTTGTGGAAGCGCGTCCAGATGGGCGTGCCGCTCACCGGCGGCGCCAAACAGGCGCGCGCGATCGAAATGGTCGGCGTGCTGCCGCTCGGCCCGGGCACCAAGCTCGCGGTCGTCGAATTCGCGGGCCAGCAGATATTGCTCTCGGTTTCGCGTGGCCAGGTGACGCGCCTCGCCGACAACAGCCAGGGCGACTTCCATGTCGGCTAA